Proteins found in one Pyrus communis chromosome 15, drPyrComm1.1, whole genome shotgun sequence genomic segment:
- the LOC137717691 gene encoding casein kinase 1-like protein HD16 has product MPELRPRRNRASDNPDPNRNPHPIIKTPPRKAIVRTRQNKKNNNNQKKKQINNQKEKKVASAGKRRRAEGGPVIEKRSFKEEAGERAMDEYDSGGRSGDKGPAADDEGAAPIPEKVQVGGSPVYKVEKKLGKGGFGQVYVGRRMGAGPGAVEVALKFEHRSSKGCNYGPPYEWQIYNALGGSHGVPRVHYKGRQADYYIMVMDMLGPSLWDVWNNSSHTMAIEMVACIAIEGISILEKMHSRGYVHGDVKPENFLLGPPGTAEEKKLFLVDLGLATRWRDSTGLHVDYDQRPDVFRGTVRYASVHAHLGRTGSRRDDLESLAYTLIFLLRGRLPWQGYQGENKGFLVCKKKMATSPETLCCLCPQPFRQFVEYVVNLKFDEEPNYAKYISLFDGIVGPNPDVRPINTDGAQKLICQVGQKRARLAMEEEDDEQPNKKIRMGMPAIQWISVYNARRPMKQRYHYNVADVRLPQHIEKGNEDGLFISSVASCSNLWALIMDAGTGFSAQVYELSPYFLHKEWIMEQWDKNYYISAIAGATNGSSLVVMSKGTQYLQQSYKVSESFPFKWINKKWREGFHVTAMATAGSRWAIVMSRGAGFSDQVVELDFLYPSEGIHRRWDNGYRITSTAATWDQAAFVLSVPRRKPADETQETLRTSAFPSTHVKEKWGKNLYIASICYGRTVS; this is encoded by the exons ATGCCTGAGCTGCGACCACGGAGAAACCGGGCTTCCGATAACCCTGACCCGAACCGAAACCCGCACCCGATCATCAAGACCCCGCCCCGGAAGGCGATTGTACGGACTCGGCAGAACaagaagaataataataatcagAAGAAGAAACAGATTAATAATCAGAAGGAAAAGAAGGTAGCTAGTGCCGGCAAGCGGAGGAGGGCCGAGGGCGGTCCGGTGATTGAAAAGAGGTCGTTCAAGGAGGAGGCTGGTGAGAGAGCCATGGACGAGTACGATAGCGGCGGCCGCAGTGGCGATAAGGGTCCCGCAGCTGACGATGAGGGCGCAGCTCCTATTCCCGAGAAG GTCCAGGTTGGTGGTTCCCCGGTATACAAAGTAGAGAAGAAATTGGGGAAGGGAGGCTTTGGTCAAGTATATGTTGGTCGACGCATGGGGGCTGGCCCTGGAGCTGTTGAG GTTGCTTTGAAATTTGAGCATAGAAGTAGCAAGGGATGTAATTATGGTCCACCTTACGAATGGCAGATTTACAA TGCACTTGGCGGTAGTCATGGGGTGCCAAGAGTTCATTATAAGGGTCGGCAAGCTGATTACTATATCATG GTGATGGATATGCTTGGGCCTAGTTTGTGGGATGTCTGGAATAACAGCTCGCACAC GATGGCAATTGAAATGGTTGCATGTATTGCCATTGAGGGAATATCCATATTGGAGAAGATGCACTCTAGAGG TTATGTACATGGGGATGTAAAACCTGAGAACTTTTTGCTTGGCCCCCCTGGAACTGCCGAGGAGAAGAAGCTGTTTCTTGTTGACCTTGGATTAG CCACCAGGTGGCGAGATTCAACTGGCCTGCATGTCGACTATGATCAACGTCCAGATGTTTTCAG GGGAACAGTGCGGTATGCAAGTGTGCATGCTCATCTTGGTAGAACTGGTAGCAGGAGAGATGACTTGGAATCTCTAGCTTACACCCTGATATTTCTTCTTCGTGGTCGGTTGCCATGGCAAGGATATCAG GGGGAAAATAAAGGATTTCTTGTCTGCAAGAAAAAGATGGCCACTTCCCCAGAAACTTTGTGTTGCCTATGCCCTCAGCCATTCCGACAATTTGTTGAGTATGTGGTGAATTTGAAGTTTGACGAGGAACCAAACTATGCAAAGTATATATCCCTTTTTGATGGAATTGTTGGCCCAAATCCAGATGTCAGGCCAATAAATACTGATGGTGCTCAGAAG CTTATATGCCAAGTTGGACAAAAGAGAGCAAGATTGGCCATGGAGGAAGAGGATGATGAGCAACCAAATAAGAAGATTCGTATGGGGATGCCTGCAATCCAATGGATTAGCGTATACAATGCTCGTAGGCCCATGAAGCAAAG ATATCACTATAATGTTGCAGATGTGAGGCTCCCCCAGCACATTGAGAAAGGAAATGAAGATGGGTTATTTATTAGCAGTGTGGCTTCCTGTTCAAATCTTTGGGCTCTTATTATGGATGCTGGCACTGGCTTCAGTGCCCAAGTTTATGAACtctctccatattttctgcatAAG GAATGGATTATGGAGCAGTGGGACAAGAATTACTACATCAGTGCGATAGCAGGAGCAACCAATGGAAGCTCTTTAGTTGTAATGTCTAAAG GGACCCAATACTTACAGCAGTCCTATAAAGTCAGCGAATCATTTCCTTTCAAGTGGATTAATAAGAAATGGAGGGAAGGATTTCATGTTACAGCAATGGCAACTGCTGGGAGTAGATGGGCTATTGTTATGTCCCGCGGTGCCGGATTTTCTGACCAG GTTGTGGAACTAGATTTTCTCTATCCAAGTGAAGGCATTCATCGAAGGTGGGATAATGGTTACCGCATCACATCAACTGCAGCAACTTGGGATCAGGCAGCTTTTGTCCTTAGTGTTCCAAGGAGAAAACCAGCAGATGAAACTCAAGAGACGCTTCGGACTTCTGCTTTTCCTAGTACACATGTTAAG GAGAAATGGGGAAAGAACCTTTATATTGCATCAATTTGCTACGGTAGAACTGTCTCATGA
- the LOC137716990 gene encoding uncharacterized protein: MMKHGKILGKSFNDFMVRHQTELSCKSDDVQVTSFVYPLEYEFSCTSSPPRRSSYTPPCQSGKVYKGRYVRQHSRRGVYVPMMCEDALATVHGGKKASYRGSDVVEPLPIVRRALVRVTEWEPLLPLSNDEEEAYHVDKAAQEFIDKFYRELMLQKWTAAGRYS, translated from the coding sequence ATGATGAAACATGGGAAGATCTTAGGCAAGTCTTTCAATGATTTCATGGTCCGTCATCAGACTGAGCTCAGCTGCAAGTCGGACGACGTACAAGTAACATCGTTTGTATACCCGTTGGAGTACGAGTTCAGCTGTACCAGCAGCCCACCGCGTAGGTCATCCTACACTCCTCCATGTCAATCCGGCAAGGTGTACAAGGGGCGGTATGTTAGGCAGCATTCGCGGAGGGGAGTTTATGTGCCAATGATGTGTGAGGATGCATTGGCGACAGTCCATGGGGGGAAGAAAGCGAGTTATCGCGGCAGTGATGTGGTGGAGCCACTGCCAATTGTGAGGCGGGCGCTGGTGAGGGTAACGGAGTGGGAGCCTTTGTTACCGTTGAGTAATGATGAGGAGGAGGCTTACCATGTGGACAAGGCAGCCCAGGAATTTATTGACAAGTTTTATAGGGAGTTAATGTTGCAAAAGTGGACGGCTGCAGGTCGATACAGCTGA